Genomic DNA from bacterium:
CGTTGCTTTCCGGTCATCACGAGCAAATCGAGAAGTGGCACGTTCGACAGCGAGTGGAGCGAACGCGCGCCCGACGGCCGGATTTGTGGGAAACATGGGCGAAGGCTCATCCCGAATATCGAGACGATTGACTTAACCATACCTCTGATCATGAACCGCATTGCCAACTGGACGCAAGACGATCTGCGCAAAGACGTTCCGTCATTCGGTCCCGGAGACACCGTAAGCGTTTGGGTTCGAGTCGTAGAAGGCGACAAGGAACGTTTGCAGGCTTTTCAGGGCACGGTGATCGGGCGGCGCGCCGGCGGACTGGACGAGACGTTCACCGTCCGCAAGGTTTCGATGGGAGTCGGCGTGGAGCGCATCTTCCCGCTGCACTCACCGACCATCGCCCGCATTGACGTGCTTCGCCGCGGCCACGTGCGTCGCGCCAAGCTGACCTATCTGCGCGGACTGAAGGGAAAGAAAGCCCGGATCCGCGAGAAGGCTCGTACGACCGTGCCGTCGAAAGGCGTACGGAACGACGAGATGGCGGCAGCGACGGAAGAGTAGTCTCCTCGACCGTTTTTACCGCTCTTTGATTCACCAGCGGTTGGTGTCCGCCCGTGGCGGAAGAATAGGGAAGACGGTGCAATTCCGTCGCTGACCCGCAACTGTGAATGCATCGGTGGTGCCGCCATCGGTGCTAAGCCAGGAGACCTGCCAGCCGTGATCGTCCTTCGGTCGTAAGGTATAGGTGGAGGCTCTTCGCATGCTCGCGAAGAGAAACGGATGATTTCAGAGTCCCGTCGGGGACAATCACCGCTATTCATCACCCGCGTGGCCATGTTCGTGGCCGTGGGGGTTGCCGTCGGGTGGCTGCTCAGCGCCGTTCCCAACGTCGAGCTGGTCACGGCGGTGTGTTTCATGGCCGGTTTCCTCTTGGGAGCGTCGGCGGGACTCTTGACCGGGGCGCTGACCGAGGCGCTGTTTGCCGGATTTCATCCGATGGGAAGCTCGCTCGGCCCGTTACTGGCGGCTCAAGTGGTGGGCATGGCATTGGTCGGGATCGCCGGCGCAATGGCTGCGCGGGTGGTCGGAGCGCAGCGACGCGGACTGCGCTATGCGATGCCGGTGGTCGGGCTTGGCTTGATCGCCACCATCATCTTCGATTCTCTCACCAACCTGGCCTTTCCTCTAACGGCCGGGTTTTCTATTTCCCAGACGGCGGAGATCCTCGCGGCGGGAATTCCGTTCGCAGGCATTCACGTGTTGTCGAATGCCGTCGCCTTCTCGGTCGTCGTGGTGCCGCTCCTTCCTCGATTGGAAAAAGCCCTGAGGATTGAATGACAATGCGCATCTGGCTATGGATCAGCGCCGTATTGCTGTGTGCGAGTGCCGGCGTCGCACAGGGACCGGTGTTCACTCAGGAAGACTTGCAAACGATTCCGTATGAGGATTTCAGCGATATTCTGCGGCGCTTTCCCGGTTCGTATCCGCTGGATTACGGCACGTTGGGCGCGCCGCTGTTCATGTGGCCGTGGCAAGAGCATCCGTGGCTGTTGCGCGTTGAGAAGGACGGCATTCCGCAGAACCGCAAGTACGACGGTTTATACGATCCGAACCTTCAGCCGCTGGGTGAGATCAGCCGAGCGGAGTACGTTGTTCTCTCGGGGGATCCTCTGGGTACGGTTCACCTTGCTTCAAGGCAGATGCCGGTGGACTCTCCGTATACGGAGTTTCAGATTCGCGAGGGCTTCCACGGCTTTGGTATAGTGGATTTCGCGCATGGGCAACGAGTGTACCGATCTCTGACGATGGAGATCACGGGACGCCTGGGGTGGTATAACGGACTTCGATATCTGTCGGCTTCC
This window encodes:
- the rplS gene encoding 50S ribosomal protein L19; protein product: MMNRIANWTQDDLRKDVPSFGPGDTVSVWVRVVEGDKERLQAFQGTVIGRRAGGLDETFTVRKVSMGVGVERIFPLHSPTIARIDVLRRGHVRRAKLTYLRGLKGKKARIREKARTTVPSKGVRNDEMAAATEE